The following proteins come from a genomic window of Microcoleus sp. AS-A8:
- a CDS encoding neuraminidase-like domain-containing protein, translated as MSNNDWLQISQQLHDELNVIKRDALVPYVISQEAGVENERELYEQLLIDVEMGSCGKTSRIEEAIAAVQLYFHRYFVNLEATNLNNSEAIKHKLKLYWQWMKNYRVWEANRKVFLYPENYIRPELRDTKTPAFKTLEDDLLQGEITEAAAQRVYQKYLDEYTEVSRLTIAGGYVYDSTDMSGQPAKSLVLFGRTKTDPRRYYYRMAQFLGSGKATTWSPWLKVDTQIEADKVYPVFAFNRVFVFWVKLDTIVETPTSTALTTTESSVAGSEGKTQAISSTPQSSTHVLRIFYSFYNLNKEWVPAQTFRPKDEAAEKIEIKMPPGIVAKDIKNIGLLVETSSKLSVPGSEANANHENIIIQCTYEVPVTEYDLNLYPSLVDKPLPEAGERLFAIGKEADGALIFRAFDYQERRVLDMRESAIPEGKRPQLDVLKLLLWRFWSGAVPMTPEAQTALITIVTELTGYSPLRPQAGEARTITCYRTFSLTPELYTVKLWNQDSFENASNIFSSIFDEPDIPADQMVMFNTGDQSTEGSWFSFDYKGGSFLCKPDVGVLGRELWPKSIPNNEDGLPKWSGIDAAVQLPQRGTVRKTFFFKNDKTYVSADAFSSTIPFSAETPIQEAWGKVDNNIERTGIVNAAYVHKETQRVIETPQDFQIPRLKEVQTTYLFSGNQYFAYSNNGGSKPYEWVDEGYPRPISEHPSFPDRNKPNWTTIDAVFQGKDKKVYFFNNTTKTYLVSGSSTERSIKDDWGSVTKSSFIKDFRPPDEDKTAPSVDAAFVVGSGATATTYLIHRFQYVKYTAGSDYSVINGEPKAHDFLELLIELGFNANSKNEAEKNALRNERVAAAYNKGSDVYFFTTAKNNYEYKNGQLTLLTDNKTEWSAGFELNGVVYQFAGRKLTATNTKDEVTVAHSIHAAFVGADNHVYLFRQSDYIAVSKTNLSIQSLDTAIAAWNSQSSEEKWGKMGDNIARTGQIDAAFCDGDKTYLFSSDEYVVYSGSKYGSCRVNYPDAGYPKKLRTNSDKFPQWDKMQPILQTFTAEGLRSTIYYFDKTNQTYVQSDNPSVGTLTSPASTPAQWGRVKNNIAEQGVVDTAFVKGDDSRNYLFLTTGDQIFRYTILAKKNTNSTLDAPLSDFVDRGYPKKFTWDSPRIDAAFTLGGKTYLFAGSHYFRLSDLHNGELQELTTPPKFKPIRRNWGNLPKELTAGLDGAFDVPGEGEAQDLYLFQGDRYIKYTIHDKNSTQPFELEDVRYEIVRLTTSVAYRLNQEFFIGGLPRLLSLATQQIDDTPSFKLTSNTILAAEVATTIKVKPGKVDETKLPKSSYLDFSSANGLYYWEIFFHAPFLIAQALNLGQQFEAAKKWYEYIYDPTGVAPYWKFLPFTEDIPTVARVDEALINAYLTDPFDPHAIAALRPMAYQKAIVMAYLDNLLDWGDMLFQQYTRESINEARMLYILAYDLLGDKPENLGRKSLSEDQRYAQLQTDTGIQRSEQRIDQQMSQPDGIQPGGQETIRLTLKNLTDGDQDYDFLVYPTETPHASVPNPYFFVPENTVLMDYWGRVEDRLYKIRHCLNIMGISQPLPLFEPPIDPMALVRAVGTGASLRSAIASLNVPVPHYRFEFMLRKAQELVQRLSQFGNDLLAALEKKDAEELSLLQNRQEGIILNLTRATKEDQIQEAKYSRQALEESLVATTYQRDHYQSLIANGLTSLESGQIAMMILGSGLMTAAGIVKIAGAIVYGTPDFHIGPFCFGSTTGGKSWGESISKISEALENSGDGISMIGDAIGIYAQHERSKQDWTLQKAMADSEIKQIGLQIQGAMLQEKIAERELAILDQQIAQNESISTYMRDKFSNAQLYQWMASKLSGLYYQTYQMAFDMAKAAEKAFQFERGMKESDVNFINGPYWDSQRKGLLAGDSLALDLDRMEKAYIDSNRRGFEITKNISLLDLDPVALLRLKTKGVCEFSLTESLFDYDFPGHYCRQIRTLSLSFDFGETSQSVMATLTQLNHKTVLEPDPKAVKYLLDPKDQPPESLRNGWKANQQIALSHVDEGEKNNGLFELRFDDERYLPFENTGAVSTWRLELNGKKNSYNINTLRDVIINLKYTAEQGGQVFASAVKGLLKPYPTARFFDVAQEFPDEWADFLEGEDDELILSMSRDLFPNMSSSKITGIFASYDLAEPGAISMMLNRDKNLVLKDGKFLQASGLSISSRGSEWTFTINGDKGILNTISLVLSYKAHVE; from the coding sequence ATGTCAAATAATGATTGGCTCCAGATTTCCCAACAATTGCACGATGAGCTGAATGTGATTAAGCGCGATGCCCTCGTGCCCTATGTGATTTCGCAGGAGGCTGGGGTTGAGAACGAGCGGGAGTTGTATGAACAACTGCTAATTGATGTGGAGATGGGGAGTTGTGGGAAGACATCGAGAATAGAGGAAGCGATCGCCGCTGTACAACTCTATTTCCATCGCTATTTCGTCAATCTGGAAGCGACCAATTTAAATAATTCTGAAGCCATCAAGCACAAATTAAAACTTTATTGGCAATGGATGAAGAATTATCGGGTGTGGGAAGCTAACCGCAAGGTATTTCTGTATCCAGAAAACTATATTCGCCCGGAATTGCGGGACACTAAAACCCCTGCTTTCAAAACCCTCGAAGATGATTTATTGCAAGGCGAAATAACCGAAGCCGCCGCTCAACGAGTCTATCAAAAATATCTAGACGAATACACGGAAGTGTCACGGCTTACCATTGCTGGAGGCTATGTCTACGACTCGACGGATATGAGCGGTCAACCCGCCAAAAGCCTCGTGCTGTTTGGCCGCACCAAAACCGATCCGCGCCGCTACTATTACCGGATGGCACAGTTTTTGGGCAGTGGGAAAGCGACAACCTGGAGTCCCTGGCTGAAGGTGGATACCCAAATTGAGGCTGATAAGGTGTATCCGGTTTTTGCCTTCAATCGTGTCTTTGTGTTTTGGGTGAAGCTCGACACCATTGTCGAAACTCCCACCTCTACAGCCCTCACAACCACAGAGTCCTCGGTTGCGGGTAGCGAAGGTAAGACTCAGGCGATATCCTCCACACCCCAGTCCTCCACCCATGTCCTCCGCATTTTTTACTCGTTCTATAACCTCAACAAAGAATGGGTTCCTGCCCAAACCTTTCGACCCAAAGACGAAGCGGCTGAAAAGATCGAAATTAAGATGCCACCCGGTATCGTCGCGAAAGATATTAAGAACATTGGATTATTGGTTGAAACCTCCAGTAAGCTCAGCGTTCCTGGTAGTGAAGCTAATGCAAACCATGAAAATATTATTATTCAATGCACCTATGAAGTGCCTGTTACGGAATATGACCTGAATTTGTATCCATCTTTGGTAGATAAACCGTTGCCGGAAGCAGGGGAACGGCTGTTTGCGATTGGCAAAGAAGCCGATGGTGCATTGATTTTCCGCGCCTTTGATTATCAGGAAAGACGGGTACTCGATATGCGAGAATCCGCCATACCGGAAGGGAAACGCCCTCAACTCGATGTACTGAAACTGTTACTTTGGCGGTTTTGGAGTGGCGCAGTGCCTATGACGCCTGAAGCCCAAACAGCTCTCATTACTATCGTGACCGAATTGACGGGTTACTCTCCCCTACGCCCCCAGGCCGGTGAAGCCAGAACCATCACCTGCTATCGCACCTTTAGTCTGACTCCGGAGCTGTATACGGTCAAATTATGGAATCAGGACTCGTTTGAGAATGCCAGCAACATCTTTAGCTCGATTTTTGATGAGCCGGATATTCCTGCCGACCAGATGGTGATGTTCAATACGGGGGATCAATCGACGGAAGGTTCCTGGTTTAGTTTCGACTATAAAGGGGGTAGCTTCCTCTGCAAGCCGGATGTGGGCGTTTTAGGTCGTGAGTTGTGGCCAAAATCCATTCCCAACAATGAAGATGGACTGCCCAAGTGGTCTGGGATCGATGCGGCTGTGCAGTTGCCCCAGCGCGGCACCGTTCGTAAAACCTTCTTCTTTAAGAACGATAAAACATACGTTTCCGCTGATGCCTTTTCAAGCACAATCCCATTCTCTGCTGAAACCCCGATCCAAGAGGCTTGGGGAAAAGTAGACAACAACATTGAAAGAACGGGGATTGTGAACGCGGCTTATGTGCATAAAGAAACCCAAAGGGTGATAGAAACCCCACAAGATTTTCAAATCCCAAGATTGAAAGAAGTCCAAACGACCTATTTGTTTAGTGGTAACCAGTACTTTGCTTACTCCAACAATGGTGGCTCCAAGCCCTATGAATGGGTGGACGAGGGCTATCCTCGACCGATTTCCGAGCATCCCAGTTTCCCCGATCGGAATAAACCCAATTGGACGACCATTGATGCGGTGTTTCAAGGAAAAGACAAAAAAGTCTACTTCTTCAACAACACGACGAAAACCTATCTGGTGTCTGGTTCATCCACAGAGCGGTCGATCAAAGATGATTGGGGCAGCGTCACGAAATCATCGTTCATCAAGGATTTTAGACCGCCAGACGAGGACAAGACTGCACCGTCTGTGGATGCCGCGTTTGTTGTAGGCAGTGGTGCCACTGCCACCACCTATCTCATCCATCGATTTCAGTATGTCAAATACACTGCGGGTTCCGACTATAGCGTGATCAATGGTGAACCTAAAGCTCATGACTTCCTGGAGCTATTGATTGAGCTAGGATTTAACGCCAATAGCAAAAACGAAGCTGAAAAAAATGCTCTCAGAAACGAACGGGTGGCGGCGGCCTATAACAAAGGGTCGGATGTGTATTTCTTCACGACAGCAAAGAATAATTATGAATATAAAAATGGTCAATTAACCCTTCTCACAGATAACAAGACGGAATGGTCCGCAGGCTTTGAGTTAAATGGTGTCGTCTATCAATTTGCTGGACGAAAATTAACGGCTACAAATACCAAGGATGAGGTGACGGTTGCACACAGCATTCACGCTGCCTTTGTGGGTGCCGACAATCATGTCTACCTGTTCCGGCAGTCGGATTACATCGCGGTGTCTAAAACGAACCTCTCGATCCAGTCCCTCGATACGGCGATCGCCGCTTGGAATAGTCAATCCAGTGAGGAAAAATGGGGCAAAATGGGCGATAACATCGCTCGCACCGGACAGATTGATGCGGCATTTTGCGATGGCGACAAAACCTATTTATTCAGTAGCGATGAGTATGTGGTGTATTCGGGCAGTAAGTATGGCTCCTGCCGTGTGAACTACCCCGATGCGGGATATCCCAAAAAACTTAGAACGAACTCGGATAAATTTCCCCAATGGGACAAAATGCAGCCCATCTTGCAGACATTTACGGCAGAGGGTCTCAGAAGCACAATCTATTACTTCGACAAGACGAATCAAACCTATGTGCAATCGGACAATCCCAGCGTTGGAACTTTGACCAGCCCCGCCTCAACTCCAGCCCAATGGGGTCGCGTTAAAAATAATATTGCTGAACAGGGTGTGGTGGATACAGCCTTTGTCAAAGGAGATGACAGCAGAAACTACCTGTTTTTAACCACTGGAGACCAAATTTTTCGCTACACAATATTGGCGAAAAAGAACACCAATTCCACCTTGGATGCACCCCTGAGTGATTTTGTCGATCGCGGCTATCCCAAAAAATTTACCTGGGATTCGCCTCGCATTGATGCAGCCTTCACCTTGGGTGGAAAAACCTATTTGTTTGCAGGCAGTCACTATTTCCGACTCAGCGATCTGCACAACGGTGAACTTCAGGAACTGACCACACCACCCAAATTCAAGCCCATTCGCCGCAATTGGGGCAATTTGCCCAAGGAACTGACAGCGGGATTGGATGGCGCGTTCGATGTTCCGGGTGAGGGCGAAGCGCAAGATCTGTATTTATTTCAGGGCGATCGCTACATCAAATACACCATCCACGATAAAAACAGCACCCAACCCTTTGAACTGGAGGATGTGCGTTATGAAATTGTTCGCCTCACTACCAGCGTGGCCTATCGCTTAAATCAAGAATTTTTTATAGGAGGATTGCCCAGGCTGCTCAGTCTGGCCACTCAGCAAATCGATGATACGCCCTCCTTCAAACTGACGAGCAATACCATCCTAGCAGCTGAGGTTGCCACCACCATCAAGGTGAAACCCGGCAAAGTCGATGAAACAAAATTGCCCAAGAGTTCCTATCTCGATTTCTCCAGCGCCAATGGTCTCTATTACTGGGAGATCTTTTTCCATGCGCCGTTCCTGATTGCCCAGGCCCTGAATCTGGGGCAGCAATTTGAAGCGGCGAAGAAATGGTACGAATATATTTATGACCCGACGGGTGTAGCTCCCTATTGGAAGTTTCTGCCTTTTACGGAAGATATCCCGACGGTAGCCCGTGTGGATGAGGCGCTGATTAATGCCTATTTAACCGATCCCTTTGACCCCCACGCGATCGCCGCACTCCGACCGATGGCCTATCAAAAGGCGATTGTCATGGCATACCTTGATAATCTGCTCGATTGGGGCGATATGTTATTTCAGCAATACACGCGGGAAAGCATCAACGAAGCGCGGATGCTCTACATCCTGGCCTACGATTTGCTGGGAGACAAGCCCGAAAACCTCGGACGGAAGTCCCTATCAGAAGACCAGCGTTACGCCCAATTGCAAACGGACACAGGGATTCAGCGCAGTGAACAACGGATTGACCAACAAATGAGCCAGCCCGATGGGATTCAACCGGGAGGGCAAGAGACCATTCGTCTGACCTTAAAGAATTTAACGGATGGAGACCAGGATTATGACTTCCTGGTGTATCCCACCGAAACGCCCCATGCCAGCGTGCCAAATCCCTATTTCTTTGTTCCCGAAAACACCGTCCTCATGGATTATTGGGGGCGGGTCGAAGATCGTCTGTACAAAATTCGGCATTGCCTCAACATCATGGGCATCAGTCAACCGTTACCCCTGTTCGAGCCGCCGATCGATCCGATGGCACTAGTGCGGGCTGTAGGGACGGGAGCCAGCCTCCGCAGCGCGATCGCCAGTTTGAATGTGCCTGTGCCTCACTACCGCTTTGAGTTCATGCTACGCAAAGCCCAGGAATTGGTGCAAAGGCTGAGCCAGTTTGGCAACGATTTGCTGGCTGCTTTGGAAAAGAAAGATGCCGAAGAGCTGAGCCTGCTGCAAAATCGGCAGGAAGGCATTATTCTGAACTTGACTCGCGCCACCAAAGAAGATCAAATTCAGGAGGCAAAGTACAGTCGGCAAGCCCTGGAGGAGAGTCTAGTAGCCACCACCTATCAACGCGACCATTACCAAAGTTTGATTGCCAATGGCTTAACCTCGCTCGAATCCGGTCAAATTGCCATGATGATTCTGGGGTCTGGGCTGATGACTGCGGCAGGGATCGTCAAAATTGCAGGAGCGATTGTCTATGGCACTCCTGATTTTCATATTGGTCCTTTTTGCTTTGGTAGCACCACGGGCGGCAAAAGCTGGGGTGAGTCGATCAGCAAGATTTCGGAGGCGCTGGAAAACTCTGGGGATGGCATTAGTATGATCGGTGATGCGATCGGGATTTATGCCCAGCATGAGCGATCGAAACAAGATTGGACCTTGCAAAAGGCAATGGCTGACAGTGAAATCAAGCAAATCGGGCTGCAAATTCAAGGAGCCATGCTCCAGGAAAAAATAGCCGAGCGCGAACTCGCCATCCTCGATCAGCAAATTGCCCAAAACGAGTCCATCAGCACCTACATGCGGGATAAGTTTTCCAATGCTCAGCTTTACCAGTGGATGGCAAGCAAGCTGTCAGGGCTGTATTACCAAACCTATCAAATGGCCTTTGACATGGCCAAAGCCGCCGAAAAAGCCTTCCAGTTTGAGCGTGGTATGAAAGAAAGTGACGTCAACTTTATCAACGGTCCCTACTGGGATAGCCAACGCAAAGGCTTACTGGCGGGAGATAGCTTAGCACTGGATTTAGACCGGATGGAAAAAGCCTACATCGATAGCAATCGCCGGGGCTTTGAAATTACCAAAAATATTTCCCTACTGGATCTCGATCCTGTAGCACTGCTGCGATTGAAAACTAAGGGTGTTTGTGAATTCTCCCTCACAGAAAGCCTGTTCGACTACGACTTTCCGGGGCACTATTGCCGCCAGATTCGCACCCTGTCGCTGTCTTTTGACTTTGGAGAAACCAGTCAATCGGTGATGGCGACTCTCACTCAACTGAACCACAAGACGGTGCTGGAACCCGACCCCAAAGCAGTGAAATATCTGCTAGATCCGAAGGATCAACCGCCCGAATCGCTGCGTAACGGCTGGAAGGCAAACCAGCAAATTGCCCTGTCCCATGTAGACGAGGGCGAAAAGAACAACGGTTTGTTTGAGCTGCGGTTTGATGATGAACGCTACCTGCCGTTTGAAAATACTGGTGCGGTTTCGACCTGGCGACTGGAACTGAACGGCAAGAAAAATTCCTACAACATCAACACCCTGCGGGATGTCATCATCAACCTCAAATACACCGCCGAACAAGGAGGACAGGTATTTGCCAGTGCGGTGAAAGGGTTGCTGAAACCCTATCCCACTGCCCGCTTCTTTGATGTGGCGCAGGAGTTTCCCGATGAGTGGGCGGACTTTCTAGAGGGCGAAGATGATGAATTAATCCTGTCGATGAGCCGTGACCTATTCCCCAATATGAGCAGTAGCAAGATTACGGGTATCTTTGCCAGCTATGACTTAGCTGAACCGGGAGCTATCAGCATGATGCTGAATCGCGACAAAAACCTGGTTCTGAAGGATGGCAAGTTCTTGCAAGCCAGCGGGCTGAGTATCAGCAGCCGGGGGTCGGAGTGGACGTTTACCATCAATGGCGATAAGGGGATTCTCAACACCATTAGTCTGGTACTCAGCTATAAAGCCCATGTTGAATAA
- a CDS encoding YfjI family protein — MVHTPIKTTALTIDRNQATTQLRLLGYQPGENVYMRFFVPDTDPRYGTPAAARKTDKLNWEEVERYQNDGYGVYFVINGGGHKDSEVKVGRAVFCEWDDRPIENQIFAWQSLNLLEPTMQIGTRKSVHNYWRADLTKDQWIELQQDLLVYTQSDQKLKNPSRVLRLAGCWHLKPGYEPMPCDIIHHSEKVYTYDELRAAIPRRQQPEQPTIDYQPPISGDVPLYQFLTKDDRALIDQGAGQGSRNDSGAKLARNLLGTAERLKYLGIRFSDDPRHLFHDYCYRCTPSLSTSEADTIWKTAQKDNPTSSLSDDALENCAKAWLKNQEQKSGRGYSSGIGFGGGNRRGSSGGSGGDGGNGDNKIIQLPSIQELTESQVKILVDEIIEKGLSGGELNTVLNGISHRTPWRIEQLYKLYYQKLQDIERIELRDNNREQLESLLDASNASLDLHDFLHPNLAKPLKHIASRLSLKPEVYLTALLITASSLHNPKTRIWLCKEDDFDQPAGLYGGIIAPSSQKKSPVLKAIAVKPLKVLDAEERENYKRKLCNYHRKMQEWEELSKEEKKDTDPPVAPERAVHYFTKTNGEGLDYQVPRQPDQGLLYLADELVSIINSQNQYRQGRGSDRQDLLSYYDGSNHLTLRADGVKSEFDTILLSILGGIQPKVMQSLLQNCEDSDGSWARFIFVHQPAVAGTLHADGGRIDLTELLVDVYRKIRALPTVEYTLTPEAFKIFQSAYARYQQNRVNDPLLGMQAVWGKCEGRVGRLALNLHVINSLANGDVPTQEIGADTMRCAIALTNYYAMQVKALYTEFSDSDALAPHLAKVIEMSLKCRKSKTEGWLKASDVYLAITKKHRPNPETVREWFTELVVMGKGEVRGSGRSLQFRAFLPNDPPPKQQLDEFRQELDKSSNSQPLVKQEVQEKLDKLDNLDDFPKNSTNSMDVQAIEFVEATPDTGLEKESVLDSLSKLDEMAKRTMDVQTIGALVTANTGVEKDLILDELSNSSNFAHNTQLEQVTALDNPSNKSSNLDVLLMEEAISPASSAIAPSLAAPEPAAVTMAQEEAMVATRTAEGIAPSPAPAAPEPVAGAHAADHTDPAEAEYKQLITDTDLELKRLGWDEQQGRDYLTKVYGLRSRHLLSNEQLRHFLQYLEAQPD, encoded by the coding sequence ATGGTACACACTCCGATCAAAACAACTGCCCTGACTATCGATCGCAACCAAGCGACAACCCAGCTAAGGCTTTTGGGTTATCAGCCCGGAGAAAACGTGTATATGCGGTTCTTCGTCCCGGATACCGATCCAAGATACGGCACCCCAGCAGCAGCCAGAAAAACCGATAAGTTGAACTGGGAAGAAGTTGAGCGATACCAAAATGACGGTTACGGAGTTTACTTCGTTATCAACGGCGGCGGTCACAAAGACAGCGAGGTCAAAGTTGGTCGTGCTGTATTCTGTGAGTGGGATGATCGCCCAATTGAAAATCAGATTTTTGCATGGCAGAGCCTGAACCTACTAGAGCCGACTATGCAGATCGGCACTCGCAAATCAGTTCATAACTACTGGAGAGCTGACCTAACAAAAGATCAGTGGATCGAATTGCAACAAGACTTGCTGGTATACACGCAATCAGACCAAAAACTTAAAAACCCCTCTAGGGTATTGAGGCTGGCTGGCTGCTGGCACCTCAAACCAGGTTATGAGCCGATGCCGTGCGATATTATCCACCACTCAGAGAAGGTTTACACCTATGACGAGTTGAGAGCCGCAATCCCCCGCCGTCAACAGCCAGAGCAACCGACTATCGATTACCAGCCTCCAATTTCTGGCGATGTACCACTCTATCAGTTTCTGACCAAAGATGACCGAGCGCTGATCGACCAGGGCGCTGGGCAGGGGTCACGCAACGACAGTGGAGCAAAACTAGCCCGTAACCTCCTCGGCACAGCTGAACGATTAAAATATCTAGGTATCCGCTTTAGTGATGACCCGCGTCACTTATTTCACGATTATTGCTACCGCTGCACCCCATCACTCTCCACTAGTGAAGCTGACACTATTTGGAAGACCGCACAAAAAGACAATCCAACCTCTTCACTCAGCGATGACGCCTTAGAGAATTGTGCAAAAGCTTGGTTGAAGAATCAGGAGCAAAAATCGGGGCGTGGGTACAGCAGTGGCATTGGTTTTGGTGGCGGCAATCGTCGCGGCAGCTCCGGTGGGAGCGGCGGAGATGGAGGTAATGGCGACAATAAAATCATCCAATTGCCTAGCATTCAGGAACTCACTGAAAGCCAAGTAAAAATTTTGGTTGATGAAATCATAGAAAAAGGTCTAAGTGGCGGTGAACTTAATACAGTCCTGAACGGGATAAGTCACCGCACCCCCTGGCGGATTGAACAACTCTACAAGTTGTACTACCAAAAGTTGCAGGATATCGAACGGATTGAGCTTAGAGATAACAACCGCGAACAGCTCGAATCCTTATTGGATGCCAGTAATGCATCCTTAGACTTGCACGATTTCTTGCACCCCAACCTAGCCAAACCATTGAAACATATAGCTTCTAGGTTAAGTCTGAAACCGGAAGTTTACTTGACAGCGCTCTTGATAACAGCGTCGAGTCTCCATAACCCAAAAACTCGGATCTGGTTATGTAAAGAAGACGATTTTGATCAACCAGCAGGTCTTTATGGGGGGATAATAGCCCCATCCTCTCAGAAGAAATCGCCTGTACTCAAAGCGATCGCAGTAAAACCTCTCAAGGTGTTAGACGCCGAAGAACGGGAGAATTACAAGCGCAAGCTTTGTAATTACCATCGGAAAATGCAGGAATGGGAGGAACTCTCGAAAGAAGAAAAAAAAGATACAGACCCCCCAGTGGCACCGGAAAGAGCTGTTCACTACTTCACGAAAACCAATGGGGAAGGCTTAGATTACCAGGTGCCGCGACAGCCCGATCAGGGGCTACTCTACCTTGCCGACGAACTGGTATCAATCATCAACAGCCAAAATCAATATCGGCAGGGGAGGGGCAGCGATCGCCAAGACCTACTCTCTTATTATGACGGCAGCAATCATTTAACACTGAGAGCAGATGGCGTGAAATCAGAATTTGACACCATTTTACTTTCTATCCTGGGGGGAATCCAGCCAAAAGTTATGCAGTCGTTGCTGCAAAATTGCGAAGATAGCGATGGTAGTTGGGCTAGGTTTATTTTTGTCCATCAGCCTGCGGTTGCTGGCACACTACACGCTGATGGTGGACGAATCGATCTAACAGAGTTATTGGTTGACGTCTACCGGAAAATCCGAGCGCTGCCGACTGTGGAGTACACCTTAACTCCTGAGGCATTTAAGATTTTCCAGAGCGCATATGCTCGCTATCAGCAAAACCGCGTCAACGACCCGCTATTGGGTATGCAAGCGGTCTGGGGTAAGTGCGAAGGCCGCGTAGGGCGATTAGCCCTGAATCTTCACGTCATCAATTCCCTCGCTAATGGCGACGTTCCAACTCAGGAGATTGGGGCAGATACGATGCGATGTGCGATCGCGCTCACCAACTACTACGCCATGCAAGTCAAAGCTCTGTACACCGAATTCAGTGATTCAGATGCACTGGCACCTCATCTGGCTAAGGTAATCGAGATGAGCCTGAAGTGTCGTAAATCAAAAACTGAGGGGTGGCTAAAAGCCAGTGACGTTTACTTGGCAATCACCAAAAAACATCGTCCAAATCCTGAAACTGTGCGGGAGTGGTTCACCGAATTGGTGGTGATGGGCAAAGGTGAGGTAAGGGGGTCAGGGCGATCGCTTCAGTTCCGGGCCTTTTTACCCAATGATCCTCCCCCTAAACAACAATTAGACGAATTTAGACAAGAATTAGACAAATCGTCTAACAGCCAACCCCTTGTAAAACAAGAGGTTCAGGAGAAATTAGACAAATTAGACAATTTAGACGATTTCCCAAAAAACTCTACAAACTCTATGGATGTTCAAGCCATAGAGTTTGTAGAGGCAACACCAGATACTGGCTTAGAAAAAGAATCAGTTTTAGACAGCTTGTCTAAGTTAGACGAAATGGCAAAAAGGACTATGGACGTTCAAACCATAGGTGCACTCGTAACTGCAAATACTGGCGTAGAAAAAGACTTAATTTTAGATGAGTTGTCTAATTCGTCTAATTTTGCTCATAACACTCAGCTAGAGCAGGTTACAGCGTTAGACAATCCGTCTAATAAATCGTCTAATTTAGACGTTTTATTGATGGAGGAAGCGATTTCTCCTGCGTCTAGCGCGATCGCACCTTCTCTCGCTGCTCCCGAACCAGCAGCGGTCACGATGGCACAAGAGGAGGCGATGGTCGCTACGCGAACCGCCGAAGGCATCGCACCTTCTCCCGCTCCCGCTGCTCCCGAACCAGTAGCGGGAGCACACGCCGCTGACCACACCGACCCCGCTGAAGCAGAGTACAAGCAATTAATCACCGACACCGACCTAGAACTCAAGCGGTTAGGGTGGGATGAGCAGCAGGGGCGCGATTATTTAACCAAGGTGTATGGTCTGCGATCGCGGCACCTACTCAGCAACGAACAATTACGCCATTTCCTCCAGTACCTTGAGGCGCAGCCCGATTGA